The Calditerrivibrio nitroreducens DSM 19672 genome window below encodes:
- a CDS encoding RnfABCDGE type electron transport complex subunit D: MNDKLLVTFSPHIRDEMTTSKVMLHVVYALLPAVAVSIYFFGAYAVKTYVLTIFFTLFFEYLFQKIRKRDITLHDNSALVTAILLAMNLPPNSPWWLIAVGSFIAIIVGKQIYGGLGQNPFNPALVARVFLLISWPAQMTAWIKPVPLHKSFFFDAVSTATPLGQAKAEIISHGKIVGEYNELFNYIGGYMAGSLGEVAAFAIILGGIYLLIKKIISYHIPLSYIAGFLIIVVPYWFIYPEKTLNPIVHLTTGGLMLGVFFMATDMVTSPVTKKGQLIFGFGCGLLTAVIRIFGSYPEGVSFAILIMNAFVPLIDYYLRPKSFGEVVNEK, from the coding sequence ATGAACGACAAATTGTTAGTAACCTTCTCACCACACATTAGAGATGAAATGACAACCTCAAAGGTTATGCTGCACGTAGTATACGCCTTACTTCCGGCGGTAGCTGTATCGATATATTTTTTTGGTGCATATGCAGTCAAAACTTATGTTTTAACAATATTTTTCACATTATTTTTTGAATATCTCTTTCAAAAAATAAGAAAAAGAGATATAACCCTTCACGACAACAGCGCCCTTGTGACAGCAATACTGCTTGCCATGAATCTCCCTCCCAATTCACCATGGTGGCTGATAGCTGTGGGGTCTTTCATTGCAATAATAGTCGGTAAACAGATATACGGTGGCTTAGGTCAAAACCCGTTTAACCCAGCCCTTGTTGCAAGAGTGTTCCTTTTAATCTCTTGGCCGGCTCAGATGACAGCCTGGATAAAGCCGGTACCTCTTCATAAATCGTTTTTTTTCGATGCGGTAAGTACTGCCACACCACTGGGACAAGCGAAGGCTGAAATTATATCCCATGGGAAAATAGTGGGGGAATATAACGAACTTTTTAACTACATCGGCGGTTATATGGCTGGTTCTCTTGGCGAAGTGGCAGCGTTTGCCATCATTTTGGGTGGAATTTACCTATTGATAAAGAAGATAATCAGCTACCATATCCCATTATCATATATTGCAGGATTTCTTATAATCGTTGTACCCTACTGGTTCATATACCCTGAAAAAACCTTAAATCCTATCGTCCATTTAACCACTGGGGGGCTAATGTTGGGGGTATTTTTTATGGCCACAGATATGGTGACAAGCCCTGTAACCAAAAAAGGACAACTGATATTTGGATTCGGATGTGGATTGCTTACAGCAGTCATAAGGATATTTGGAAGCTACCCTGAAGGGGTCTCCTTTGCAATTCTTATAATGAACGCCTTTGTTCCTCTGATAGATTATTACCTTAGACCCAAAAGCTTTGGGGAGGTGGTAAATGAAAAATAA
- a CDS encoding type I restriction endonuclease subunit R → MGKNSKFHTSEFNLHNSISETEIENFAINLLKSQGYDYLFGGDIAPDGENPLRKSFEDVILFDRLKAALERINTNLPQNAINDAIKQLTQIHTPDLIANNEIFHRMLTEGVKVLYQKDGIERGDIVWLIDFKNPENNDFLVVNQFTVIENRKNKRPDIVIFINGLPLLVIELKNPADENATIKSAYNQIQTYKQTIASLFTYNEILVISDGLKAKMGSLSAGYDRFMYWKTDDGTKEDSHLVSQLETMIKGLLNKETLIDYIRFFILFEKTKKEDEKEQTIIQMTKKIAGYHQYYAVNKAVESTIRAIGRNTSIVREDPATYGLPDVKTQPEGDKKAGVVWHTQGSGKSLSMLFYTGKIIQTINNPTIVVITDRNDLDDQLFDTFASATQILRQEPVQATSREHLKELLKIDSGGVVFTTIHKFWPENGNIYETLSYRDNIIVIVDEAHRTQYGFKAKVDKNSGDIKYGFAKYLRDALPNATYIAFTGTPIEKTDRNTPAVFGNYIDIYDISNAVEDGSTVPIYYESRLVKIDLTEEGRKLIKEYEEELDEKGFSELEKTKAKWTKLEALVGAKPRIKEVAKDIVSHFESRLEVMDGKGMIVTISRKTAANLYKEIVNLRPDWHSEELKKGKIKVVMTTSSSDEPEVSKFYLTKEERRILADRFKDPEDELKLVIVVDMWLTGFDVPCLHTMYIDKPMKGHTLIQAIARVNRVYNDKTGGLIVDYIGIASDLKDALSFYAESGGKGDPVKLQEKAISIMLEKLEVVRDMFYGFDYKRFFTADTSQKLNIILEAQDFILGLENGKKRYIDAVVALSKAFSIAVPHPKAMEVKEEVAFFQAVKSGLIKFNTNEEQAAENYETVIKQIVDKAIYSKGVIDIFDAAGLKKPEISILSDEFLEEIKGMKHKNLAIETLKKLINDQIKGRIKINLVKSKSLMKSLEDLIKKYNNKLLTAAQVIDELIKLAKEIKESDKEPQEMGLSDYEYAFYCAVAENESAKQLMGKEKLRELATVLYKKVKENTTIDWTIRESARSKLKVIVKRTLRQYGYPPDMQELATETVLKQAELIASELVN, encoded by the coding sequence ATGGGAAAAAACAGTAAATTTCATACTTCAGAATTTAACCTTCATAATTCAATTTCTGAAACAGAAATCGAAAACTTTGCAATAAATCTTCTAAAATCCCAAGGCTACGACTATTTATTTGGTGGTGATATCGCACCAGATGGAGAAAATCCTTTAAGAAAATCCTTTGAAGATGTGATTTTGTTTGATAGGTTAAAAGCTGCTTTAGAAAGGATAAACACAAACTTACCCCAGAATGCAATAAATGATGCCATAAAACAACTAACACAAATCCACACACCAGATTTAATAGCAAATAACGAAATATTTCACAGAATGCTAACAGAAGGAGTAAAAGTTTTATATCAAAAAGATGGAATAGAAAGAGGCGATATTGTATGGCTTATTGATTTTAAAAATCCTGAAAATAACGACTTTTTAGTAGTTAATCAATTTACAGTTATAGAAAACCGTAAAAATAAAAGACCAGATATTGTTATATTTATAAACGGACTACCTCTTTTGGTAATAGAGTTAAAAAATCCTGCTGATGAAAACGCTACAATAAAATCAGCCTATAATCAGATTCAAACCTATAAACAAACAATAGCATCATTGTTTACTTACAATGAAATTTTAGTAATCTCGGATGGACTTAAAGCTAAAATGGGCAGTTTATCAGCTGGATACGATAGATTTATGTACTGGAAAACAGATGATGGTACAAAAGAGGATTCACATCTTGTAAGCCAACTTGAAACAATGATAAAAGGACTTTTAAATAAAGAAACTCTTATAGACTACATAAGATTTTTTATTTTGTTTGAAAAAACAAAAAAAGAAGATGAAAAAGAACAGACAATCATACAAATGACAAAGAAGATAGCAGGATATCATCAATACTATGCAGTAAATAAAGCAGTAGAATCAACAATTAGAGCAATAGGTAGAAACACATCTATTGTTAGAGAAGATCCCGCAACTTATGGGCTACCTGATGTAAAAACTCAACCTGAGGGAGACAAAAAAGCAGGTGTTGTGTGGCATACACAGGGTTCTGGAAAATCATTATCTATGCTTTTCTATACAGGGAAAATAATTCAGACCATAAATAATCCAACAATTGTTGTTATAACAGATAGAAATGATCTTGACGACCAACTATTTGATACGTTTGCTTCAGCTACACAAATTTTAAGACAGGAGCCAGTTCAGGCTACAAGCAGAGAGCATTTAAAAGAACTTTTAAAAATAGATAGTGGCGGAGTAGTGTTTACAACTATTCATAAATTTTGGCCGGAGAATGGAAATATTTATGAAACTCTATCTTATAGAGATAATATTATCGTAATAGTTGATGAAGCACACAGAACCCAATATGGTTTTAAGGCAAAAGTAGATAAAAATAGTGGAGATATAAAATATGGCTTTGCTAAGTATTTAAGAGATGCTTTACCAAATGCAACATATATTGCTTTTACTGGTACACCTATAGAGAAAACGGATAGAAACACTCCAGCGGTTTTTGGAAATTATATTGATATTTATGATATTTCTAATGCTGTAGAAGATGGATCAACAGTCCCAATTTATTATGAAAGCAGACTTGTAAAAATAGATTTAACAGAAGAAGGAAGAAAATTAATAAAAGAATATGAAGAAGAATTAGACGAAAAAGGATTCTCAGAATTAGAAAAGACAAAAGCAAAGTGGACTAAACTTGAAGCATTGGTGGGAGCAAAGCCAAGAATTAAAGAGGTTGCTAAAGATATAGTATCACATTTTGAAAGCCGACTCGAAGTTATGGATGGAAAAGGGATGATTGTTACCATATCAAGAAAAACTGCCGCTAATCTTTATAAAGAGATTGTAAATTTGCGTCCTGACTGGCACAGTGAAGAACTAAAAAAAGGCAAAATAAAAGTTGTGATGACTACATCTTCTTCAGATGAACCAGAAGTTTCTAAGTTCTACCTAACAAAAGAAGAAAGAAGAATTCTTGCAGACAGATTCAAAGATCCTGAAGATGAGCTTAAGCTCGTTATAGTTGTTGATATGTGGTTAACAGGTTTTGATGTACCTTGCTTACATACAATGTATATTGATAAACCTATGAAAGGTCATACTCTAATTCAGGCTATCGCAAGGGTAAACAGAGTTTACAATGATAAAACAGGTGGATTAATAGTTGATTATATTGGTATAGCTTCTGATTTGAAAGATGCTTTATCTTTCTACGCAGAAAGTGGAGGAAAAGGAGACCCTGTAAAACTACAAGAAAAAGCAATAAGTATAATGCTTGAAAAATTGGAAGTTGTCCGGGATATGTTCTATGGTTTTGATTACAAAAGATTTTTTACCGCAGACACTTCACAAAAACTAAACATTATCCTTGAAGCTCAAGACTTTATACTTGGACTTGAAAACGGAAAAAAAAGATATATTGATGCTGTTGTTGCTCTATCAAAGGCATTTTCAATAGCAGTCCCTCACCCAAAAGCTATGGAAGTAAAAGAAGAAGTAGCATTTTTTCAAGCTGTAAAATCAGGACTAATAAAGTTTAACACAAATGAAGAACAAGCAGCTGAAAATTACGAAACAGTAATAAAACAAATAGTTGATAAAGCCATCTATTCAAAGGGTGTTATTGATATATTTGATGCGGCAGGATTAAAAAAACCTGAAATTTCAATTTTATCAGATGAATTTTTAGAAGAAATAAAAGGAATGAAACATAAAAATTTAGCGATAGAAACACTAAAAAAACTTATAAACGACCAGATTAAAGGAAGAATAAAGATAAATTTAGTAAAAAGCAAGTCTTTAATGAAATCTTTAGAAGATTTAATAAAAAAATACAACAATAAACTTTTAACAGCAGCCCAAGTTATAGATGAACTTATAAAACTTGCAAAGGAGATAAAAGAAAGCGATAAAGAGCCACAAGAGATGGGTTTATCTGATTACGAGTATGCTTTTTACTGTGCAGTTGCAGAAAATGAAAGTGCAAAACAACTAATGGGAAAAGAAAAACTTAGGGAGCTTGCTACTGTTTTATATAAAAAAGTAAAAGAAAACACCACTATAGACTGGACTATAAGAGAAAGTGCAAGGTCAAAACTAAAAGTAATAGTAAAAAGAACTTTAAGACAGTACGGTTATCCACCTGATATGCAAGAACTTGCAACAGAAACTGTTTTAAAGCAGGCTGAGCTTATCGCAAGTGAACTGGTTAATTAG
- a CDS encoding RnfABCDGE type electron transport complex subunit B — protein sequence MIDAVIVLGLAGTVAGTGLLIASKKFSVEKDERIEKIIEVLPSANCGGCGYPGCAAFANALIDGSAQVNGCPVGGNDVAQKIAEILGVEFSTSVKKVARVRCNGGHSNCQEKYQYDGPGDCHSIVMLAGGTKQCIYGCVGGGSCVTACKFDAIYIGNEGIPIVDAEKCTACGACVKACPRKLIEIVPVDKRFTVTCRSIDKGVDAKNFCKVACIACKLCQKNCPVDAITVENNLAYIDPNKCINCGKCKEVCPTKAINEF from the coding sequence ATGATCGATGCAGTAATCGTTTTAGGTTTAGCTGGCACAGTAGCTGGAACTGGACTTTTGATAGCCTCAAAAAAATTTTCAGTGGAAAAGGATGAAAGAATAGAAAAAATTATAGAGGTATTACCCTCCGCCAATTGTGGAGGATGTGGTTATCCTGGATGTGCCGCATTTGCAAATGCTTTAATAGACGGTTCAGCCCAGGTTAATGGCTGTCCTGTGGGTGGAAACGACGTTGCCCAAAAGATAGCCGAAATATTGGGGGTGGAATTTTCAACATCAGTTAAAAAAGTTGCAAGAGTAAGATGCAACGGTGGGCACTCAAACTGTCAGGAGAAATATCAATATGATGGCCCTGGAGACTGTCATAGCATCGTAATGCTTGCGGGAGGAACAAAACAATGTATTTACGGATGTGTTGGTGGAGGTAGCTGTGTCACCGCCTGCAAATTTGATGCTATTTACATTGGAAATGAAGGGATACCGATTGTGGATGCTGAAAAATGCACGGCATGCGGTGCCTGTGTAAAAGCCTGCCCAAGGAAACTTATCGAGATAGTTCCGGTTGATAAAAGATTTACAGTCACCTGTAGATCCATAGATAAAGGGGTTGATGCAAAAAATTTCTGCAAAGTTGCCTGCATAGCATGTAAACTCTGTCAGAAAAATTGTCCTGTGGATGCCATCACCGTTGAGAACAATCTGGCATATATAGATCCCAATAAATGTATCAACTGTGGTAAATGTAAAGAGGTTTGCCCCACAAAAGCTATAAATGAGTTTTGA
- the rph gene encoding ribonuclease PH gives MRNDGRLNDQLRDIRVVKDYIRYPQGSVLIEYGETKVICNATISEGVPPFLKGTGTGWLTSEYSMLPCSTHTRNQRESQKGKLTGRTQEISRLIGRSLRSAIDLSLIGERTITIDCDVIQADGGTRTASITGGFLALYIACQKLSEDLKIGNPIKSFVAAVSLGIVNGEIMLDLNYEEDSNAEADINLIANEKSEIIEIQGTSEKGTFDKDMLNKMIDLGLNGINQLIDIQKRVLNLK, from the coding sequence ATGAGAAACGATGGCAGATTAAATGACCAATTAAGGGATATCAGAGTTGTAAAAGATTATATCAGATACCCTCAGGGATCTGTTTTAATAGAATACGGGGAAACAAAAGTGATTTGCAACGCCACAATATCAGAAGGTGTCCCCCCTTTTTTAAAGGGGACAGGTACAGGATGGCTGACATCAGAATATTCTATGCTACCCTGCTCTACCCATACAAGAAATCAGCGGGAATCCCAGAAAGGTAAATTAACCGGGAGAACTCAGGAGATTTCGAGGTTAATTGGGAGATCCCTTAGAAGTGCAATAGATCTAAGTCTTATAGGAGAAAGGACGATAACCATTGACTGTGATGTAATACAGGCAGATGGCGGCACCAGAACCGCATCCATAACCGGCGGTTTTTTAGCTCTGTACATCGCCTGTCAGAAACTATCAGAAGATCTTAAGATAGGTAACCCTATTAAGTCTTTTGTGGCAGCCGTAAGCCTTGGGATCGTAAATGGAGAAATCATGCTGGATCTCAACTATGAAGAGGACTCTAACGCAGAAGCGGATATCAATCTTATAGCTAATGAAAAATCGGAAATAATTGAGATACAGGGAACATCGGAAAAAGGGACATTTGACAAAGATATGCTAAACAAAATGATAGATCTTGGACTTAATGGTATAAACCAGCTAATCGATATTCAAAAGAGGGTTTTAAATCTAAAATGA
- a CDS encoding transglycosylase domain-containing protein — MKKTLYTILILLLITVSFLYFVRKNFIQSGEIYYSSFITHKNPQDKELTFIDKNGEPFFSKTIVFGGELSLEELDNISQQFLDRKCSPKEKINHFLITIFHIDYDRLKEFHTGCMDNLPDNLFERYGVYKYIIDYGNNKFVDKAILDKISYSSRIYGLKGLANYLFGRPYGELTINEKIYLFYKIEKKDNPQLTFEDYKTEIFKINDNSTLRFVKNQVSLNKYPHISDAIIKELEEYGLDRIAHKAIIHTSFDPDAYEKVKKALDDYFKNKEPELQSAGVVIDASKGEIITLYGGKQENSRINRAINLKRQVGSIFKPVVYLAAFENGIKPTDIIEDKPTTFGKGKNAYSPKNFDDFYMGKTKVENALIYSLNNGTLQVALKTGLNNVAGMAQKLGLEAKPLLGFCLGSGEYTVLQIAKYFSVIANNGIKKRIGFVKSIENTDNTSTTILDSNDERIVSEETVKTIQEILKKVVKIGTARGTGLLKGTYGKTGTTNDSRDVWFASVYDKYVIVVWIGRDDYKKMGEKDTGGSLAAPLVARIQKSLITPME; from the coding sequence ATGAAAAAAACATTATACACTATTTTAATCTTACTATTAATTACAGTATCTTTCTTATATTTTGTTAGAAAAAATTTTATCCAATCTGGAGAAATTTATTATTCATCATTTATAACACATAAAAACCCACAAGACAAGGAATTGACTTTCATCGATAAAAATGGCGAACCTTTTTTCTCCAAAACAATAGTCTTTGGTGGCGAATTATCATTGGAAGAGCTGGACAATATATCCCAACAATTTTTAGACCGAAAATGTAGCCCAAAAGAGAAGATAAACCACTTTCTTATTACAATATTTCATATTGATTATGATAGATTAAAAGAATTTCACACCGGCTGTATGGATAATTTGCCGGATAATCTCTTTGAAAGATATGGCGTATATAAATATATAATAGATTATGGAAATAACAAGTTTGTAGATAAGGCTATACTTGATAAAATAAGCTATTCTTCCAGGATATACGGACTAAAGGGGTTAGCAAATTATCTCTTCGGTAGACCCTACGGTGAGCTAACCATAAATGAAAAAATATATCTCTTTTATAAAATTGAAAAAAAAGATAATCCCCAGCTGACTTTTGAGGATTACAAAACCGAAATATTTAAGATCAACGACAATTCTACGCTAAGATTCGTAAAAAATCAGGTAAGTTTAAATAAATACCCCCACATATCTGATGCCATAATTAAAGAGCTTGAGGAGTATGGACTTGATAGAATAGCTCACAAAGCGATTATCCACACATCTTTTGATCCAGATGCTTATGAAAAGGTCAAAAAAGCACTGGATGATTATTTTAAAAATAAAGAACCCGAACTACAATCAGCAGGTGTTGTAATTGACGCATCAAAAGGGGAAATAATAACCCTCTACGGTGGGAAGCAGGAAAACAGCAGAATAAATCGTGCCATTAATCTAAAACGACAGGTTGGATCTATTTTCAAACCGGTGGTATACCTGGCAGCATTTGAAAATGGTATAAAACCAACAGATATTATTGAAGATAAGCCTACTACTTTCGGAAAAGGGAAAAATGCCTATTCACCCAAAAATTTTGATGATTTTTATATGGGCAAAACAAAAGTCGAAAATGCACTCATATATTCGCTAAACAATGGCACTTTGCAGGTGGCATTAAAAACCGGACTGAATAATGTAGCAGGTATGGCGCAAAAACTTGGGCTCGAAGCAAAGCCACTTCTGGGGTTCTGCCTTGGTTCTGGGGAATATACCGTCTTACAGATAGCAAAGTATTTTAGTGTGATTGCCAACAATGGAATAAAAAAGAGGATAGGTTTTGTAAAATCGATTGAAAATACTGACAATACCAGTACAACAATATTAGATAGTAATGATGAAAGGATAGTATCTGAAGAAACGGTAAAAACTATTCAAGAGATACTAAAAAAGGTGGTAAAAATAGGTACTGCAAGAGGTACCGGCCTTTTGAAAGGTACATATGGAAAAACAGGCACCACAAATGACTCAAGAGATGTTTGGTTTGCTTCCGTATACGATAAATATGTAATTGTGGTCTGGATAGGTAGAGACGATTACAAAAAGATGGGGGAAAAGGATACCGGTGGAAGCCTTGCTGCCCCCCTCGTGGCACGGATTCAAAAATCCCTGATTACTCCTATGGAATAG
- the rsxA gene encoding electron transport complex subunit RsxA, whose amino-acid sequence MEYILLFISASIVNNFVLSRFLGICPFIGVSKKLDTSIGMSLAVIFVMGVAGIVTWIIQYGILNPLNLGYLQTIIFILVIAALVQFVEMVIEKTAPALYSSLGIFLPLITTNCAVLGSAILNIQNNFSFLKMLIFTIGSAVGFALSLTIFAGIRERIELSDIPFYFRGLPITLITAGILSLAFMGFSGLVK is encoded by the coding sequence ATGGAATATATCCTGCTATTCATCTCTGCAAGTATCGTAAATAACTTCGTTTTATCAAGATTTTTAGGTATATGCCCCTTCATAGGTGTTTCCAAAAAATTAGATACCTCAATAGGTATGTCTCTGGCGGTTATATTTGTGATGGGGGTTGCAGGTATAGTCACATGGATTATCCAGTATGGAATCTTAAATCCTTTGAATCTGGGGTATCTTCAGACTATTATATTCATTCTGGTAATTGCCGCATTGGTTCAGTTTGTTGAGATGGTGATAGAAAAAACAGCTCCGGCACTATATAGCAGCCTGGGGATATTCTTACCTCTCATCACAACTAATTGTGCCGTATTAGGTTCAGCCATATTAAATATACAGAATAATTTTAGCTTTTTAAAAATGCTCATATTCACCATAGGATCTGCCGTTGGCTTTGCCCTTTCCTTAACGATCTTTGCAGGCATTAGAGAAAGGATTGAATTATCAGACATCCCTTTTTACTTCAGGGGTTTGCCAATCACACTTATTACCGCTGGAATACTTTCCCTTGCTTTTATGGGATTTAGCGGTCTGGTAAAATAG
- a CDS encoding XTP/dITP diphosphatase: MKILLSTKNRHKLKEISEIFVNSGYEIESAYDYVEDMVIEESGNSFEENAILKAVEISKLTDHYVIADDSGIVVDALGGAPGIYSARFAGENATDDENNKLLLEKLGNLPMDKRTAKYVCAIALAKGGKLITTTLGECEGFIGYEYKGTNGFGYDPIFVLPDGRHMAELSPEEKNSISHRFKALISLKRYLEQHQLK, translated from the coding sequence ATGAAGATCCTTTTATCCACAAAAAATAGGCATAAATTGAAGGAAATAAGTGAAATTTTTGTCAATTCAGGTTACGAAATAGAGTCAGCCTACGATTATGTAGAAGATATGGTTATAGAAGAATCCGGCAATAGTTTTGAAGAAAATGCCATCTTAAAAGCGGTGGAGATATCAAAATTGACAGATCATTACGTAATTGCGGACGATTCCGGAATAGTGGTGGATGCTTTAGGTGGTGCACCAGGGATATATTCTGCACGGTTTGCTGGAGAAAATGCAACAGATGACGAAAACAATAAGCTTCTATTGGAAAAATTAGGTAATCTACCTATGGATAAACGAACTGCAAAATATGTCTGTGCAATAGCCCTTGCTAAAGGTGGTAAATTGATCACCACAACACTTGGGGAATGCGAAGGTTTTATAGGATACGAATACAAAGGCACAAATGGGTTTGGCTATGATCCCATCTTTGTCTTACCAGATGGCAGGCATATGGCGGAGCTTTCGCCCGAAGAAAAAAATAGTATAAGCCATCGATTTAAGGCACTTATCTCTTTAAAAAGGTATCTTGAGCAACATCAATTGAAATGA
- the rsxE gene encoding electron transport complex subunit RsxE: MRFSPFIDGLWKNNGVFKQVLGMCPTLAVTTSVKNGLGMGLATTFVLICSNTVISMIKNIVPSKVRIPVYIVVIASFVTIVDLLMNAYLHDLHKVLGLFIPLIVVNCIILGRAESFASKNSVFSSILDGFGIGLGFTLALSILGLLRELLGNGSILGINIFGGSYSPAIVMILPPGAFIGLGFIMFMIAYFEKRKKN; this comes from the coding sequence ATGAGATTTTCCCCATTTATCGATGGACTATGGAAAAATAATGGCGTTTTCAAACAGGTGTTGGGGATGTGTCCAACACTTGCGGTAACAACTTCAGTGAAAAATGGACTGGGTATGGGGCTTGCAACGACTTTCGTGCTGATATGCTCCAATACGGTAATATCGATGATAAAAAATATAGTCCCTTCGAAAGTAAGGATTCCTGTTTATATTGTAGTTATAGCCAGCTTCGTGACTATTGTGGATCTTCTTATGAATGCATATCTACATGATCTGCACAAGGTATTGGGCTTGTTTATACCATTAATCGTTGTAAACTGTATTATTCTGGGTAGAGCTGAAAGCTTTGCATCAAAAAACTCTGTATTCTCTTCAATACTTGATGGGTTTGGAATAGGACTTGGATTTACCCTTGCCCTTTCAATTCTGGGATTACTCAGGGAACTATTGGGGAATGGTTCTATACTTGGGATAAATATCTTTGGCGGATCTTATAGTCCGGCAATAGTTATGATTCTTCCTCCGGGAGCTTTTATCGGGCTTGGATTTATAATGTTTATGATAGCATACTTTGAAAAAAGAAAAAAGAATTGA
- a CDS encoding RnfABCDGE type electron transport complex subunit G — MKNNLSLIYVPAVISAIAAFLLAFTFNGTKEKIEEAYRQEMLKALNVVLPKHNNKPDQEKIELEGKEVYVAKDDGSIVGFAIKSKSSKGYSGDIDILVGIDKSGKVSGIEILKHAETPGLGSKIETDSFKNSFKGLGKSDKIMVKKDGGIIDQFSGATISPRAVCEAVSEAVRFINDKVITDSKIAGGGK, encoded by the coding sequence ATGAAAAATAACCTCAGTCTCATATACGTACCTGCCGTTATTTCAGCTATTGCTGCATTTTTGCTTGCATTTACATTTAATGGTACAAAAGAGAAGATAGAAGAAGCATACCGTCAGGAAATGTTAAAAGCCTTAAATGTCGTATTGCCAAAGCATAACAACAAGCCGGATCAGGAAAAGATAGAACTGGAAGGTAAAGAGGTATATGTCGCAAAAGATGATGGATCCATAGTGGGCTTTGCCATAAAAAGTAAATCATCCAAAGGTTACAGCGGAGATATAGATATACTTGTGGGGATTGATAAATCTGGCAAAGTATCCGGTATAGAGATATTAAAACATGCCGAAACACCTGGACTAGGATCTAAAATCGAAACCGACAGCTTTAAAAATAGCTTCAAAGGCTTAGGTAAATCTGATAAAATAATGGTTAAGAAAGATGGTGGAATAATAGATCAATTCAGTGGTGCAACGATCAGTCCAAGGGCTGTTTGTGAAGCAGTTAGTGAAGCAGTTAGATTTATAAATGACAAAGTTATCACAGATAGCAAGATAGCAGGAGGAGGAAAATGA
- a CDS encoding GerMN domain-containing protein, translating into MRKYTLFILLVAIALIIAYIFYPKTVKRTIIDNKTLNNVDESVKIIAPITSKESLALNALNKLYDSSEKGFSEIPKELKFTKVEYDKKDSVATVYARFDGTKESLSSFQESKMLLQIFNTVKLNIPEAKKFRIIFSGDSPFTELRTDLLFTIEDENLIVLGE; encoded by the coding sequence ATGAGAAAATATACATTATTTATACTTTTAGTGGCCATAGCTCTCATAATAGCCTATATATTTTATCCTAAAACGGTAAAACGAACCATCATAGACAATAAAACATTAAATAACGTTGATGAATCTGTGAAAATTATTGCACCCATTACCTCAAAGGAATCTTTAGCTCTGAATGCCCTAAATAAACTCTACGATTCATCCGAAAAAGGGTTTAGTGAAATACCAAAAGAATTGAAATTTACAAAAGTGGAGTACGATAAAAAAGATTCTGTTGCCACTGTGTATGCTAGATTTGACGGAACAAAAGAAAGTTTGTCCTCTTTTCAGGAATCAAAAATGCTACTTCAGATATTCAACACTGTAAAACTCAATATACCAGAGGCAAAAAAGTTTAGGATCATTTTCAGTGGAGACTCACCATTTACAGAGCTCAGGACAGATCTATTGTTTACGATTGAAGATGAAAATCTTATAGTTTTGGGGGAATAG